From a single Fulvivirga ulvae genomic region:
- a CDS encoding DUF4836 family protein — MKYLLLICALVSFSIIRAQDLRDHIPSNASFVGSIDGSKLLESVAISELDNSKLGKEMLKAFSKKTGQELSTIEDIGINTQATTYFYFYQTDSLSYTVMLAPLSQSQFLEQVYKDSEITQKGNYKYTKVDNSVYVAWDNSKMVFVLGNYNEAYFADYDFSSIEAELAENAEVVEATEEEAIVETVEATEEPVREFTYDDLPYLYNYSLHLYASNYYYFSEDLKAAAQNNNPDVLEQLQTQVDQLKNYVAEVDSISNPDPENLDSYISNRAYFLKQAISNFKDAKDRERALKLAEDATYLSETFKIYKSQYDDPLVFLDYYDEKRALESRWTEFMLHQAMTPAQKSIAANKQYTNQFDSKAVVNIWNNHLGNTMSEIYAGMYTALKGYPKSLDEMMGGYGELSANLYLEGHQARISVDMGLSGDFAEIYERMGDQKINSKFFKYLNEDKFLGYISYNVNSRNTLEEYPKLLASTYGPLLEGKMQDEIAIGADLFSLLLDEEAVAKLIKGDAILAFTGINEKEVTYTDYEYDEDYNYTAVEKTKKEKLPDFVFMASTKEMDLTDKLINYLVKKEMAVAENGYYKVIHKQRDLPLELYFAIKNDIFFLSTSAQDMGDIVNDRYTAKLSGKHKKMIKQGNFSAFFNGKKFGKDFPLGTNMPNMEFARYALANASDLYLKSSKIKNKKMHSELVMEVPANHKNTLSYLLDFIEHIEN, encoded by the coding sequence ATGAAATATCTTTTATTAATCTGTGCCCTTGTCAGTTTTTCAATAATCCGGGCGCAAGACCTCAGAGACCACATTCCTTCGAATGCATCCTTTGTCGGGAGTATTGACGGCAGCAAACTGCTGGAGTCTGTTGCTATCTCTGAGCTGGATAATTCCAAATTAGGGAAAGAAATGTTAAAGGCCTTTTCTAAAAAAACAGGTCAGGAGCTTTCCACAATCGAAGATATAGGAATAAATACCCAGGCTACTACTTACTTCTATTTTTATCAAACCGACAGCCTTTCTTATACCGTAATGCTTGCACCACTTAGCCAATCGCAATTTTTGGAGCAAGTTTATAAAGACAGTGAAATTACTCAAAAGGGTAACTACAAATATACCAAAGTTGATAACAGTGTATATGTAGCATGGGACAACAGCAAAATGGTCTTCGTATTGGGCAATTATAATGAAGCCTACTTTGCTGACTACGATTTTTCATCGATTGAAGCTGAACTGGCGGAAAATGCTGAGGTAGTAGAAGCCACAGAAGAAGAGGCAATAGTAGAGACTGTAGAAGCTACTGAAGAACCAGTCCGGGAGTTTACCTATGATGACCTGCCTTACCTGTACAACTACTCTCTGCACCTTTATGCCAGTAATTATTATTATTTCTCCGAAGACCTGAAAGCAGCTGCTCAAAACAATAATCCAGATGTATTAGAACAACTGCAAACTCAGGTGGACCAGCTTAAAAATTATGTTGCCGAGGTTGACAGCATCAGCAACCCTGACCCTGAAAACCTGGACAGCTATATCTCCAACAGGGCTTACTTCCTAAAACAGGCTATTTCCAATTTTAAAGACGCAAAAGATAGGGAACGTGCACTGAAGCTTGCTGAAGACGCAACATACCTGAGCGAAACTTTTAAGATTTATAAAAGCCAATACGACGATCCGTTGGTCTTCCTTGATTATTATGATGAAAAAAGGGCTCTGGAATCTCGTTGGACAGAATTTATGCTACATCAGGCTATGACTCCGGCTCAAAAATCTATTGCTGCAAACAAACAGTATACTAATCAGTTTGACAGCAAAGCAGTAGTGAATATCTGGAACAATCATCTGGGAAACACTATGTCAGAAATATACGCTGGCATGTATACTGCTCTTAAAGGATACCCAAAAAGCCTGGACGAAATGATGGGTGGCTACGGAGAGCTATCTGCCAATCTTTATCTGGAGGGACACCAGGCACGCATCAGTGTGGACATGGGGTTGAGTGGCGACTTCGCTGAGATCTATGAGCGGATGGGTGATCAAAAGATCAATTCAAAATTCTTCAAATATCTTAATGAAGATAAGTTTTTAGGGTATATCAGCTACAATGTTAACAGCAGAAATACACTTGAAGAGTACCCTAAACTCCTGGCCAGCACCTACGGCCCACTTCTTGAAGGCAAAATGCAGGATGAAATAGCTATTGGTGCAGACCTCTTTTCATTACTACTCGATGAAGAAGCTGTTGCCAAACTTATTAAAGGAGATGCCATACTGGCTTTCACGGGCATTAACGAAAAAGAGGTAACTTATACGGATTATGAGTATGATGAAGATTACAATTACACTGCTGTAGAAAAAACAAAAAAGGAAAAACTTCCTGATTTCGTTTTTATGGCATCGACTAAGGAAATGGACCTTACTGATAAGCTTATAAACTATCTTGTAAAAAAGGAAATGGCTGTAGCTGAGAATGGTTACTATAAGGTGATCCATAAGCAGCGCGACCTGCCCTTGGAACTGTACTTCGCCATTAAAAACGACATCTTTTTTCTAAGCACATCCGCTCAGGACATGGGCGACATTGTAAACGACAGGTACACTGCCAAACTCTCCGGTAAGCATAAGAAAATGATCAAACAGGGGAATTTCTCAGCCTTCTTTAACGGAAAAAAATTCGGAAAAGATTTTCCGCTTGGTACTAATATGCCTAATATGGAGTTTGCCAGGTATGCGTTGGCAAATGCATCGGATCTCTATTTGAAATCCTCAAAGATCAAAAACAAAAAGATGCACAGTGAGTTGGTTATGGAAGTGCCGGCAAACCATAAAAACACATTATCCTACCTTTTGGATTTTATTGAACACATAGAAAATTAA
- a CDS encoding Crp/Fnr family transcriptional regulator has product MLNFLKSFDLLANDELNLINRYLKARTLQKGEYFIKEGRMCSEIAFVKSGILRSFYTKDNGEEITYCITFENNLTTAYSSYITGQKSPESIQALTRVELLVLKKEDVERMSENNLNWMKLLRHLAEQQYVEMERRIFSYQKEKASERYIELINEHPDYIRHIPLQYLASYLGITPRHLSRIRKELSL; this is encoded by the coding sequence ATGCTGAACTTTCTCAAATCTTTTGATCTACTCGCGAATGACGAACTCAACCTTATAAACAGGTACCTTAAAGCCAGAACATTACAAAAAGGAGAGTATTTTATAAAAGAGGGCAGAATGTGCAGTGAAATTGCATTTGTAAAAAGTGGCATTCTACGATCCTTCTACACCAAAGATAACGGTGAGGAAATTACCTACTGCATCACTTTTGAAAACAACCTTACCACCGCATACTCGTCATACATCACCGGTCAGAAATCCCCAGAAAGCATACAAGCCTTAACCCGTGTTGAACTCCTTGTACTGAAAAAGGAGGACGTTGAAAGAATGTCAGAAAATAACCTGAACTGGATGAAATTATTAAGACACCTGGCAGAGCAACAGTATGTGGAGATGGAGAGAAGGATATTTTCTTACCAGAAAGAAAAGGCCAGCGAAAGGTATATTGAACTGATCAATGAGCATCCCGACTATATCCGGCACATACCGCTGCAGTACCTGGCCTCCTATCTGGGTATTACACCACGTCACTTAAGCAGGATACGCAAGGAGTTGAGTTTATAG
- a CDS encoding NAD(P)H-dependent oxidoreductase, whose protein sequence is MKKILIINAHPDKESFNTALAKAYKKGALASYAKVEEVCISDLNFDPNLQNGYRERMELEDDLLEAWQKIKNADHLVWVHPVWWGGLPAKAKGFVDRLFLPGMAYQPKPNSVWWDKLLKGKTARIITTMDQPGWYYWLVYGRPSINMLKKSTLEYCGVKPVAVSSFGIVKTSDQAQRDKWLKQAYQLGVGLK, encoded by the coding sequence ATGAAAAAAATACTAATTATTAATGCGCATCCAGACAAGGAAAGTTTCAATACAGCTTTGGCAAAAGCTTATAAAAAAGGCGCCCTGGCTTCATATGCCAAAGTTGAAGAAGTGTGTATATCAGATTTAAACTTTGACCCCAACCTGCAAAATGGCTATAGGGAAAGGATGGAACTTGAGGATGACCTGCTGGAAGCATGGCAAAAAATCAAAAATGCTGACCACCTTGTTTGGGTTCATCCGGTCTGGTGGGGCGGCTTGCCGGCCAAAGCCAAGGGGTTCGTTGACAGACTTTTTCTGCCCGGTATGGCCTATCAACCCAAACCAAACTCAGTGTGGTGGGATAAACTGCTAAAAGGTAAAACCGCCCGCATCATTACCACCATGGATCAGCCGGGTTGGTACTATTGGTTGGTTTACGGACGTCCCAGCATCAACATGTTGAAGAAAAGTACGCTGGAGTATTGTGGTGTAAAACCTGTTGCAGTGTCCTCTTTTGGTATTGTCAAGACTTCAGATCAGGCGCAGCGTGACAAATGGCTAAAGCAGGCATATCAACTTGGAGTGGGATTAAAATGA
- a CDS encoding VOC family protein, with product MFNTAFSSFSVNDLNAAKEFYRETLRLDVSEDSMGFIELNIADGHKVIIYPKPDHSAAGFTVLNFPVDDIEKTVDQLSQAGIRFEQYEGQLKTDEKGIFRGQGPNIAWFKDPAGNILSVIEGE from the coding sequence ATGTTCAATACAGCTTTCAGTAGTTTTTCAGTCAATGACCTTAATGCAGCAAAAGAATTTTACAGAGAAACGTTGAGACTGGATGTTTCTGAAGACAGCATGGGTTTCATAGAGCTAAATATTGCCGACGGGCATAAGGTAATAATATACCCTAAGCCAGATCACTCTGCAGCTGGTTTTACTGTGCTTAACTTTCCTGTTGACGATATTGAAAAAACAGTAGACCAGTTAAGCCAGGCAGGAATCAGATTTGAGCAATATGAGGGACAACTTAAAACCGATGAAAAGGGCATCTTTCGAGGACAAGGCCCAAATATCGCCTGGTTCAAAGACCCGGCAGGAAATATTCTATCCGTAATAGAAGGCGAATAA
- a CDS encoding GlxA family transcriptional regulator, with product MKHISILILKGQTSLVNIEGTHQIFSMVNHFLHEMGRPPLFNVHLVGLARETRQASGLFTINPDTLLKDVKKTDLIVIPAIHGDQQKVLLDNEEFIPWVIQQYKHGAEIASLCIGAYFLAATGLVDGKQCATHWQHAENFRRMFPEVELVDDKIMTESDGIYTSGGAYSYLNLLLHLIEKYAGREMAVLTSKAFMIDINKTSQSPFIIFQGQKTHEDETVKMAQEYIEDNFQDKITVDQLSGMFALSRRSFERRFKKATCNTITEYIQRVKVEAAKKSFETSRKNINEVMFDVGYSDTKAFRTVFKRITGLSPIEYRNRYNKEAAVAFAV from the coding sequence ATGAAGCATATTTCCATTCTCATTCTCAAAGGGCAAACAAGCCTTGTGAATATTGAAGGTACCCATCAGATATTTTCAATGGTCAATCACTTTTTGCACGAAATGGGCAGGCCGCCGTTATTCAATGTGCACCTGGTAGGTCTTGCCAGGGAAACCAGGCAGGCGAGTGGATTATTTACCATCAACCCCGATACGTTGCTTAAAGATGTAAAAAAGACGGATCTCATTGTGATCCCTGCAATTCATGGAGATCAGCAAAAAGTGCTTCTTGACAATGAGGAGTTTATTCCGTGGGTCATACAGCAATATAAACACGGGGCGGAAATTGCCAGCCTTTGCATAGGTGCATATTTTCTTGCAGCTACCGGCCTGGTTGACGGTAAGCAGTGTGCTACACACTGGCAACATGCCGAAAATTTCAGAAGGATGTTTCCCGAGGTGGAGCTGGTAGACGATAAAATCATGACGGAAAGTGACGGGATCTACACCAGCGGAGGTGCTTACTCTTACCTCAATCTGCTGTTGCACCTGATCGAAAAGTATGCAGGCCGTGAGATGGCGGTATTGACATCAAAGGCATTTATGATTGATATCAATAAAACCAGCCAGTCGCCATTCATTATTTTTCAGGGACAGAAAACCCATGAGGATGAAACTGTCAAAATGGCCCAGGAATATATCGAAGATAATTTTCAGGATAAAATTACTGTAGATCAGTTGTCAGGGATGTTTGCTTTAAGCAGGAGGAGTTTTGAAAGAAGGTTTAAAAAGGCTACCTGCAATACCATTACGGAATATATTCAAAGGGTAAAGGTGGAGGCTGCCAAGAAGAGCTTTGAAACCAGCAGAAAAAACATCAATGAGGTGATGTTTGATGTAGGGTACTCTGATACAAAAGCTTTTAGAACAGTCTTTAAAAGAATAACCGGTTTATCGCCTATTGAATATAGAAACAGGTATAACAAAGAAGCTGCCGTAGCGTTTGCTGTTTAA
- a CDS encoding SDR family oxidoreductase yields MKLEHKTAIVTGVSKGIGLATVKMLLERGCKVAGWGRTAPDLSDDNFHFYKTDVRNIKEVNDAYEATVKDLGDDIAILINNAGLGYEGGVENLDPALWRQMFETNVDGIFYCSRLVIPKMKSNDEGHIINISSIAGNTGIPHMSAYCATKHAVTGLSHSMYKELRNFGVKVTCIYPGSVKTNFFDKIDSVQVNDGMMMPEDIASTIIHCLETQANYHHVDIEVRPLKPKK; encoded by the coding sequence ATGAAGTTAGAGCATAAAACAGCCATAGTAACCGGTGTAAGTAAAGGAATAGGACTGGCTACAGTAAAAATGCTGCTGGAAAGAGGTTGTAAGGTAGCAGGCTGGGGAAGAACGGCACCTGATCTGTCTGATGATAACTTTCATTTTTATAAAACTGATGTCAGGAATATCAAGGAGGTAAATGATGCCTACGAAGCTACAGTGAAAGATCTGGGCGATGACATTGCAATACTGATCAACAATGCAGGCCTGGGTTATGAAGGAGGAGTAGAAAACCTTGATCCGGCACTTTGGCGGCAGATGTTTGAAACCAATGTTGATGGTATATTTTATTGTAGCCGGTTGGTGATCCCTAAAATGAAAAGCAATGATGAAGGACATATTATCAATATTTCATCTATAGCCGGGAATACCGGGATACCGCATATGTCGGCCTACTGTGCTACCAAACATGCTGTAACAGGGTTGTCGCACTCCATGTACAAGGAGTTAAGAAACTTTGGAGTAAAAGTCACCTGCATTTATCCCGGCTCCGTAAAGACCAATTTCTTCGACAAAATAGACTCAGTGCAAGTTAATGACGGTATGATGATGCCCGAGGATATTGCTAGTACCATCATTCACTGCCTGGAAACACAGGCCAACTATCACCACGTGGATATTGAAGTGAGACCGCTTAAGCCAAAGAAATGA
- a CDS encoding polyprenyl synthetase family protein, with product MALKLRDIKAPIASEMEEFEKKFRASMKTKVLLLDKIMSYIVKRKGKQMRPMFVFLSAGTCGSISESTYRGASLIELLHTATLVHDDVVDDANYRRGFFSVNALWKNKIAVLVGDYLLSRGLLLSVDNGDYDLLKIVSDAVKLMSEGELLQMEKARRLDITEEVYYEIIRQKTASLIASCCGVGAASAGNQNGAVQKMQLFGEKVGMAFQIKDDLFDYGETEVGKPLGIDIREKKMTLPLIKALERASWMEKRRILNLVKNHNDNTRKINEIIDFVKASGGLEYAQEVMQQYYHEAMEILNDFEDSQYKTSLSQLVQFTIERNK from the coding sequence ATGGCTTTAAAACTACGAGATATCAAGGCCCCAATAGCTTCAGAGATGGAGGAGTTCGAAAAGAAATTCCGTGCCTCTATGAAGACTAAAGTATTGTTGCTTGACAAAATAATGAGTTATATCGTAAAGCGCAAAGGAAAGCAAATGCGACCTATGTTTGTTTTTCTCAGTGCCGGCACGTGTGGCAGCATTTCCGAATCGACTTACCGGGGTGCATCATTGATAGAACTCCTGCATACCGCAACACTTGTACACGATGATGTGGTAGATGATGCCAATTATCGCAGGGGCTTTTTTTCAGTAAATGCCTTATGGAAAAATAAGATAGCGGTACTTGTTGGTGATTACCTGTTAAGCAGAGGTTTACTCCTTTCCGTAGATAATGGTGATTATGATCTGCTGAAAATAGTATCGGATGCAGTAAAGTTGATGAGCGAAGGTGAGCTGTTGCAAATGGAGAAGGCTCGTCGTCTGGACATTACTGAAGAAGTATACTATGAGATCATCAGGCAGAAGACGGCTTCTTTAATTGCATCATGCTGTGGCGTAGGTGCGGCTTCGGCTGGAAATCAAAACGGTGCCGTGCAGAAGATGCAGCTCTTTGGGGAAAAGGTTGGCATGGCCTTCCAGATTAAGGATGATCTTTTTGACTATGGAGAAACAGAAGTGGGCAAGCCACTGGGGATTGATATAAGAGAAAAGAAAATGACCTTACCTTTAATTAAAGCGTTGGAGCGGGCATCATGGATGGAGAAAAGAAGGATATTAAACCTGGTTAAAAACCACAACGACAATACCCGGAAGATCAACGAGATCATAGATTTTGTAAAAGCCTCAGGAGGGCTTGAGTACGCTCAGGAAGTGATGCAGCAGTACTATCATGAAGCTATGGAAATATTGAATGATTTTGAAGACTCCCAATACAAGACCTCATTGAGCCAGCTTGTACAGTTTACTATTGAAAGAAATAAATGA
- a CDS encoding alpha/beta hydrolase family protein, whose protein sequence is MTNSLKIHGDIVLDSRHHKKKILVDVRYTDDHHKKPVVLFIHGFKGFKDWGHFNVLADEMARAGYVFVKFNLSHNGTTPEHPSDFVDLDAFSENNFSIELDDAGTVIDYLFSADCTISSSEMDTNKLFLMGHSRGGGLALLKTAEDDRVMAVVTWAAVADFNRWTKEVLKDWQQEEVKYILNGRTGQEMPMKYQIVEDLERNHDRLSISKAVSNLKKPVLVVHGTDDETVNANDAEKIHELAKESALLLIDKANHVFGASHPFNEDKLPYHAQLAFDRTLDFFESLRNI, encoded by the coding sequence ATGACTAACTCTCTGAAAATCCATGGTGATATTGTTTTAGACAGCCGGCATCATAAAAAAAAGATATTGGTCGATGTGCGGTACACGGATGATCACCACAAAAAACCGGTAGTACTTTTCATACATGGTTTCAAGGGTTTTAAAGACTGGGGCCATTTCAATGTATTGGCAGATGAAATGGCAAGAGCTGGCTATGTGTTTGTGAAGTTCAATCTTTCCCATAATGGAACCACCCCCGAACATCCGTCAGATTTTGTTGATCTTGATGCTTTTAGTGAAAATAACTTCAGTATTGAGCTGGATGATGCCGGCACGGTCATAGATTATTTATTTTCAGCAGATTGTACCATATCCTCTTCTGAAATGGATACCAATAAACTATTTTTGATGGGTCATAGCCGGGGTGGAGGTTTGGCTTTGTTGAAAACCGCCGAAGACGACAGGGTAATGGCGGTGGTCACCTGGGCAGCAGTTGCTGATTTTAACAGATGGACAAAAGAGGTGTTAAAGGATTGGCAGCAAGAAGAAGTTAAATATATTCTGAATGGCCGTACAGGACAGGAAATGCCCATGAAATACCAGATTGTAGAGGACCTTGAAAGAAACCATGACCGGTTAAGCATAAGCAAAGCCGTAAGTAACCTGAAAAAACCTGTACTCGTGGTACATGGCACCGATGATGAAACTGTAAACGCTAATGATGCAGAAAAAATACATGAGCTGGCTAAAGAATCGGCACTGCTTTTAATTGACAAGGCAAACCATGTATTTGGGGCAAGTCATCCTTTTAATGAAGATAAACTACCTTATCATGCTCAACTGGCGTTTGATCGCACGCTTGATTTTTTTGAATCCTTAAGAAATATATGA
- a CDS encoding mechanosensitive ion channel family protein, which produces MNIKTLLLDSDSKLIEYVVIPFLILVIAFILSKILRALLNRFVTGASSKLNVDPTKYNFLKNAVSFVIFTLAVVVIFQTIPALRAYGVTLFASAGILAAIVGFASQSAFSNIISGIFIVIFKPFRVGDLINIGETHAGTVEDITLRHTIIRNFENRRIVIPNSIISEQTITNSTLTDDKTCMFILMSISYDSDIDLAIKIMQEEAMAHPLHIDNRTQEEIDNNNPDVVVRLLSFGDSSVNLRASVWANHPSDGFAMKCDLHKSIKERFDREGIEIPFPHRTIVYKEKKES; this is translated from the coding sequence ATGAACATAAAAACTCTACTACTGGACAGCGATTCTAAATTAATAGAATATGTTGTCATTCCTTTTTTAATACTTGTGATCGCTTTCATCTTATCAAAGATATTGAGAGCGTTATTAAACAGATTCGTTACAGGAGCTTCATCTAAGCTCAATGTAGACCCTACAAAATACAATTTCCTTAAAAACGCCGTCAGTTTTGTAATCTTTACGCTCGCGGTGGTGGTAATATTCCAAACCATCCCTGCCCTGCGTGCCTACGGAGTTACGCTCTTTGCCAGTGCCGGTATATTGGCTGCCATTGTAGGTTTTGCCTCACAATCAGCCTTTTCTAATATTATCAGTGGTATATTCATTGTCATTTTCAAACCTTTTCGTGTTGGCGATCTCATCAACATCGGGGAGACACATGCCGGCACTGTAGAGGACATCACGTTGAGGCATACCATAATCAGAAATTTTGAAAATCGCCGGATAGTGATCCCCAACTCCATTATCAGTGAGCAGACCATTACCAATTCAACACTTACAGATGACAAGACCTGCATGTTTATTTTAATGAGCATCAGCTATGATTCTGACATTGACCTGGCTATAAAAATAATGCAGGAGGAAGCCATGGCACACCCCTTACATATTGATAACCGAACGCAGGAGGAGATTGACAACAACAATCCCGATGTGGTGGTCAGGTTACTAAGCTTCGGAGACAGTTCCGTTAATCTTCGGGCTTCTGTATGGGCAAACCACCCTTCCGATGGTTTTGCTATGAAGTGTGACCTGCACAAATCCATTAAAGAGCGGTTCGACAGAGAAGGGATAGAAATACCCTTTCCGCATCGTACTATTGTTTACAAAGAGAAAAAAGAAAGCTGA
- the corA gene encoding magnesium/cobalt transporter CorA: MQLPRINKLTKLIGIKNPKAKAGMPPGTLIFMGDKLTEKSQVDLISYDSQDIIEFCSKSSEDVLEQLNSGKVNWVNIDGLHNVKLIEEIGEHFKLHPLLMEDVLNTEHRPKAEEYQEQIFFTLKTLYNLTDENITYEQISFVLGKDYLLSFQEKEGDLFEGFRDRLRQTGTGKNRARSRGADYLFYRLIDTIVDSYYIILEKVGERIDILEDEVYDEPTKKTLHDIQQLKRELIFLRKSVYPLREALSKITKGEYHLIKKDTLPFFSDVYDHTIHVIETLETYRDLVTNLTDMYMTSISNKMNEVMKVLTIMATIFIPLTFIAGVYGMNFQHMPELNWKYGYPAVWGIMIATSIAMIIYFKRKKWL, translated from the coding sequence ATGCAACTTCCACGAATAAACAAGCTTACCAAACTCATAGGTATTAAAAACCCTAAGGCAAAAGCAGGAATGCCTCCGGGCACTCTCATTTTCATGGGCGATAAGCTCACTGAAAAATCGCAGGTAGACCTGATATCCTACGATAGCCAGGACATTATAGAGTTCTGCAGTAAAAGCTCGGAAGATGTACTGGAACAGCTTAACTCCGGCAAGGTAAACTGGGTAAACATTGACGGCCTTCACAATGTGAAATTAATAGAGGAGATTGGTGAACATTTTAAACTCCACCCTCTCTTGATGGAAGATGTACTTAATACGGAACACCGCCCTAAAGCTGAAGAATATCAGGAACAGATATTTTTTACACTAAAAACCCTTTATAATTTAACTGACGAGAATATTACATACGAGCAGATCAGCTTTGTATTGGGCAAAGATTACCTCTTATCCTTTCAGGAAAAGGAAGGTGACCTTTTCGAAGGTTTCCGGGACCGCTTGAGACAAACGGGCACAGGCAAAAACAGGGCCCGCAGCAGAGGCGCCGATTATTTATTTTACAGGCTCATAGATACGATTGTAGACAGCTACTATATCATACTGGAGAAGGTTGGAGAGCGTATAGACATCCTGGAGGATGAGGTGTATGATGAGCCTACCAAAAAGACTCTCCACGATATCCAGCAATTGAAAAGAGAGCTGATCTTTTTGAGAAAAAGCGTATACCCATTGAGGGAAGCATTGAGCAAGATCACAAAGGGAGAATACCACCTCATCAAAAAAGACACCTTGCCTTTCTTCTCCGATGTTTATGATCACACGATACATGTTATCGAAACCCTTGAAACTTATCGAGACCTGGTCACCAACCTTACAGATATGTACATGACCAGCATAAGCAATAAAATGAATGAAGTTATGAAGGTTTTGACCATCATGGCTACAATCTTCATTCCGCTCACTTTTATAGCCGGTGTTTATGGCATGAACTTCCAGCATATGCCTGAGCTAAACTGGAAATACGGCTACCCGGCAGTCTGGGGCATTATGATTGCCACAAGCATCGCCATGATCATTTATTTTAAACGTAAAAAATGGCTTTAG
- a CDS encoding nuclear transport factor 2 family protein: protein MKSILILIVVLTAATLTYGQTPEELADLQLDGYNNRDIETFLSAYSDSVKVYNFPATLLYTGKENMQKRYSDMFDKMPDLHCELVNRIVEGHTVIDHENVIFDKSKPAMRAIAIYKVSEGKIQEVYFIVDQSK, encoded by the coding sequence ATGAAATCAATCCTTATCCTTATCGTTGTCCTCACGGCCGCTACCTTAACCTACGGACAGACTCCTGAAGAACTTGCAGACCTCCAACTGGATGGATATAACAACCGTGATATTGAGACCTTTCTTTCTGCTTACAGCGACTCTGTAAAAGTCTACAACTTCCCGGCTACACTACTTTATACAGGGAAGGAAAATATGCAAAAAAGATACAGTGATATGTTTGACAAGATGCCAGACCTACACTGTGAGCTGGTCAACCGGATAGTGGAAGGCCATACGGTAATAGACCACGAAAATGTGATTTTCGATAAGTCTAAACCGGCCATGAGAGCTATTGCTATATATAAGGTAAGTGAAGGAAAGATTCAGGAGGTTTATTTTATAGTAGATCAATCCAAATAG